From Mobula hypostoma chromosome 8, sMobHyp1.1, whole genome shotgun sequence, the proteins below share one genomic window:
- the dbnlb gene encoding drebrin-like b isoform X1 yields the protein MAVNLSRNGPALQAAYRDVLNDKTATDWALFTYEGNSNDLRVAGTGDGGLEELVEELNSGKVMYAFCRVKDPNSGLPKCVLINWTGEGVKDARKGLCANHVSTIASFLKGAHVTINARDDQDVEPEVIIEKVAKASGANYSFHKESSRFQDTNPQGPVGSVYKKTNAMSEIRSVDKESFWAQTEKDEERRREEDKRRKALEQEGLEKERKERERRESELREKQFREKSSQIDQQKQFQKKQESESRENEKQRWKEQEQEYQEEMRKGFRRSQSIEKASEAASIISQRSVNPKELFKERERGNLADPSSFNVSTQPGKLKSPFLQTRSSQPETPPSPVRSVAQPAPPESPPRVEERVEAEPEPKPEEQWTDQNEEKGESKEGYSWQFHHSETLEHEDIYRDPEERTEEPVSAVTEDQGVYEAVETQMQGLCARALYDYQAADDTEISFDPDDIITNIEQIDEGWWRGYAADGSYGMFPANYVELLNC from the exons GGCCCTATTTACCTATGAGGGGAACAGCAATGATTTGCGAGTGGCTGGAACTGGAG ATGGGGGCCTTGAGGAACTGGTGGAAGAGCTGAACAGTGGGAAGGTGATGTACGCTTTCTGCAGAGTGAAAGACCCCAATTCAGGGCTGCCGAAGTGTGTCCTGATAAACTGG ACAGGTGAAGGAGTGAAGGATGCTCGGAAAGGGCTGTGTGCCAATCATGTCAGCACCATAGCCAGCTTTCTAAAG GGAGCTCATGTTACCATCAATGCTCGTGATGACCAGGATGTTGAGCCAGAGGTAATCATCGAGAAGGTCGCCAAGGCCTCTGGTGCCAATTACAGCTTCCATAAGGAGAGCTCCCGTTTCCAAGATACAAACCCCCAAGGACCTGTG GGGTCAGTTTataagaagacaaatgcaatgtcagaAATCCGAAGTGTGGACAAGGAGAGCTTCTGGGCACAGACGGAG AAAGATGAGGAACGGCGACGGGAAGAAGATAAAAGGCGGAAGGCGCTGGAACAGGAAGGCTTGGAAAAGGAGCGCAAGGAGAGGGAGCGGCGAGAATCTGAGCTGAGGGAGAAGCAGTTCAGAGAGAAGTCTAGTCAGATTGACCAGCAGAA GCAGTTCCAGAAGAAGCAAGAGTCCGAAAGCCGCGAAAATGAGAAGCAGCGCTGG AAAGAGCAGGAGCAAGAATATCAGGAGGAGATGCGCAAAGGGTTCAGGAGAAGCCAGTCCATTGAAAAGGCATCG GAGGCGGCTTCCATCATTTCCCAAAGATCAGTGAATCCGAAGGAGCTGTTCAAGGAGCGGGAGCGTGGCAATTTGGCTGATCCATCTTCCTTCAATGTGAGCACACAGCCAG GCAAGTTGAAGAGCCCTTTCCTGCAGACACGGAGCAGCCAGCCAGAAACCCCTCCCTCGCCGGTCCGCTCCGTGGCCCAGCCGGCACCCCCAG AGAGCCCTCCGAGGGTTGAGGAAAGGGTGGAAGCAGAGCCTGAGCCCAAGCCGGAGGAGCAGTGGACTGACCAGAACG AAGAGAAGGGTGAGAGTAAAGAAGGTTACAGCTGGCAGTTCCACCATTCGGAGACGTTAGAGCATGAGGATATCTACCGGGATCCTGAGGAACGCACGGAGGAGCCTGTCAGTGCA GTGACTGAAGATCAGGGTGTGTACGAAGCTGTGGAGACCCAGATGCAGGGTCTGTGTGCCAGGGCACTGTATGACTATCAGGCTG CTGACGATACAGAGATTTCCTTCGACCCTGACGACATCATCACCAACATTGAGCAGATCGACGAGGGCTGGTGGCGAGGTTACGCGGCCGATGGCTCCTACGGCATGTTTCCAGCCAACTACGTGGAGCTGCTGAACTGTTAG
- the dbnlb gene encoding drebrin-like b isoform X5 codes for MAVNLSRNGPALQAAYRDVLNDKTATDWALFTYEGNSNDLRVAGTGDGGLEELVEELNSGKVMYAFCRVKDPNSGLPKCVLINWTGEGVKDARKGLCANHVSTIASFLKGAHVTINARDDQDVEPEVIIEKVAKASGANYSFHKESSRFQDTNPQGPVGSVYKKTNAMSEIRSVDKESFWAQTEKDEERRREEDKRRKALEQEGLEKERKERERRESELREKQFREKSSQIDQQKQFQKKQESESRENEKQRWKEQEQEYQEEMRKGFRRSQSIEKASEAASIISQRSVNPKELFKERERGNLADPSSFNVSTQPESPPRVEERVEAEPEPKPEEQWTDQNEKGESKEGYSWQFHHSETLEHEDIYRDPEERTEEPVSAVTEDQGVYEAVETQMQGLCARALYDYQAADDTEISFDPDDIITNIEQIDEGWWRGYAADGSYGMFPANYVELLNC; via the exons GGCCCTATTTACCTATGAGGGGAACAGCAATGATTTGCGAGTGGCTGGAACTGGAG ATGGGGGCCTTGAGGAACTGGTGGAAGAGCTGAACAGTGGGAAGGTGATGTACGCTTTCTGCAGAGTGAAAGACCCCAATTCAGGGCTGCCGAAGTGTGTCCTGATAAACTGG ACAGGTGAAGGAGTGAAGGATGCTCGGAAAGGGCTGTGTGCCAATCATGTCAGCACCATAGCCAGCTTTCTAAAG GGAGCTCATGTTACCATCAATGCTCGTGATGACCAGGATGTTGAGCCAGAGGTAATCATCGAGAAGGTCGCCAAGGCCTCTGGTGCCAATTACAGCTTCCATAAGGAGAGCTCCCGTTTCCAAGATACAAACCCCCAAGGACCTGTG GGGTCAGTTTataagaagacaaatgcaatgtcagaAATCCGAAGTGTGGACAAGGAGAGCTTCTGGGCACAGACGGAG AAAGATGAGGAACGGCGACGGGAAGAAGATAAAAGGCGGAAGGCGCTGGAACAGGAAGGCTTGGAAAAGGAGCGCAAGGAGAGGGAGCGGCGAGAATCTGAGCTGAGGGAGAAGCAGTTCAGAGAGAAGTCTAGTCAGATTGACCAGCAGAA GCAGTTCCAGAAGAAGCAAGAGTCCGAAAGCCGCGAAAATGAGAAGCAGCGCTGG AAAGAGCAGGAGCAAGAATATCAGGAGGAGATGCGCAAAGGGTTCAGGAGAAGCCAGTCCATTGAAAAGGCATCG GAGGCGGCTTCCATCATTTCCCAAAGATCAGTGAATCCGAAGGAGCTGTTCAAGGAGCGGGAGCGTGGCAATTTGGCTGATCCATCTTCCTTCAATGTGAGCACACAGCCAG AGAGCCCTCCGAGGGTTGAGGAAAGGGTGGAAGCAGAGCCTGAGCCCAAGCCGGAGGAGCAGTGGACTGACCAGAACG AGAAGGGTGAGAGTAAAGAAGGTTACAGCTGGCAGTTCCACCATTCGGAGACGTTAGAGCATGAGGATATCTACCGGGATCCTGAGGAACGCACGGAGGAGCCTGTCAGTGCA GTGACTGAAGATCAGGGTGTGTACGAAGCTGTGGAGACCCAGATGCAGGGTCTGTGTGCCAGGGCACTGTATGACTATCAGGCTG CTGACGATACAGAGATTTCCTTCGACCCTGACGACATCATCACCAACATTGAGCAGATCGACGAGGGCTGGTGGCGAGGTTACGCGGCCGATGGCTCCTACGGCATGTTTCCAGCCAACTACGTGGAGCTGCTGAACTGTTAG
- the dbnlb gene encoding drebrin-like b isoform X2 — MAVNLSRNGPALQAAYRDVLNDKTATDWALFTYEGNSNDLRVAGTGDGGLEELVEELNSGKVMYAFCRVKDPNSGLPKCVLINWTGEGVKDARKGLCANHVSTIASFLKGAHVTINARDDQDVEPEVIIEKVAKASGANYSFHKESSRFQDTNPQGPVGSVYKKTNAMSEIRSVDKESFWAQTEKDEERRREEDKRRKALEQEGLEKERKERERRESELREKQFREKSSQIDQQKQFQKKQESESRENEKQRWKEQEQEYQEEMRKGFRRSQSIEKASEAASIISQRSVNPKELFKERERGNLADPSSFNVSTQPGKLKSPFLQTRSSQPETPPSPVRSVAQPAPPESPPRVEERVEAEPEPKPEEQWTDQNEKGESKEGYSWQFHHSETLEHEDIYRDPEERTEEPVSAVTEDQGVYEAVETQMQGLCARALYDYQAADDTEISFDPDDIITNIEQIDEGWWRGYAADGSYGMFPANYVELLNC; from the exons GGCCCTATTTACCTATGAGGGGAACAGCAATGATTTGCGAGTGGCTGGAACTGGAG ATGGGGGCCTTGAGGAACTGGTGGAAGAGCTGAACAGTGGGAAGGTGATGTACGCTTTCTGCAGAGTGAAAGACCCCAATTCAGGGCTGCCGAAGTGTGTCCTGATAAACTGG ACAGGTGAAGGAGTGAAGGATGCTCGGAAAGGGCTGTGTGCCAATCATGTCAGCACCATAGCCAGCTTTCTAAAG GGAGCTCATGTTACCATCAATGCTCGTGATGACCAGGATGTTGAGCCAGAGGTAATCATCGAGAAGGTCGCCAAGGCCTCTGGTGCCAATTACAGCTTCCATAAGGAGAGCTCCCGTTTCCAAGATACAAACCCCCAAGGACCTGTG GGGTCAGTTTataagaagacaaatgcaatgtcagaAATCCGAAGTGTGGACAAGGAGAGCTTCTGGGCACAGACGGAG AAAGATGAGGAACGGCGACGGGAAGAAGATAAAAGGCGGAAGGCGCTGGAACAGGAAGGCTTGGAAAAGGAGCGCAAGGAGAGGGAGCGGCGAGAATCTGAGCTGAGGGAGAAGCAGTTCAGAGAGAAGTCTAGTCAGATTGACCAGCAGAA GCAGTTCCAGAAGAAGCAAGAGTCCGAAAGCCGCGAAAATGAGAAGCAGCGCTGG AAAGAGCAGGAGCAAGAATATCAGGAGGAGATGCGCAAAGGGTTCAGGAGAAGCCAGTCCATTGAAAAGGCATCG GAGGCGGCTTCCATCATTTCCCAAAGATCAGTGAATCCGAAGGAGCTGTTCAAGGAGCGGGAGCGTGGCAATTTGGCTGATCCATCTTCCTTCAATGTGAGCACACAGCCAG GCAAGTTGAAGAGCCCTTTCCTGCAGACACGGAGCAGCCAGCCAGAAACCCCTCCCTCGCCGGTCCGCTCCGTGGCCCAGCCGGCACCCCCAG AGAGCCCTCCGAGGGTTGAGGAAAGGGTGGAAGCAGAGCCTGAGCCCAAGCCGGAGGAGCAGTGGACTGACCAGAACG AGAAGGGTGAGAGTAAAGAAGGTTACAGCTGGCAGTTCCACCATTCGGAGACGTTAGAGCATGAGGATATCTACCGGGATCCTGAGGAACGCACGGAGGAGCCTGTCAGTGCA GTGACTGAAGATCAGGGTGTGTACGAAGCTGTGGAGACCCAGATGCAGGGTCTGTGTGCCAGGGCACTGTATGACTATCAGGCTG CTGACGATACAGAGATTTCCTTCGACCCTGACGACATCATCACCAACATTGAGCAGATCGACGAGGGCTGGTGGCGAGGTTACGCGGCCGATGGCTCCTACGGCATGTTTCCAGCCAACTACGTGGAGCTGCTGAACTGTTAG
- the dbnlb gene encoding drebrin-like b isoform X4, with translation MAVNLSRNGPALQAAYRDVLNDKTATDWALFTYEGNSNDLRVAGTGDGGLEELVEELNSGKVMYAFCRVKDPNSGLPKCVLINWTGEGVKDARKGLCANHVSTIASFLKGAHVTINARDDQDVEPEVIIEKVAKASGANYSFHKESSRFQDTNPQGPVGSVYKKTNAMSEIRSVDKESFWAQTEKDEERRREEDKRRKALEQEGLEKERKERERRESELREKQFREKSSQIDQQKQFQKKQESESRENEKQRWKEQEQEYQEEMRKGFRRSQSIEKASEAASIISQRSVNPKELFKERERGNLADPSSFNVSTQPESPPRVEERVEAEPEPKPEEQWTDQNEEKGESKEGYSWQFHHSETLEHEDIYRDPEERTEEPVSAVTEDQGVYEAVETQMQGLCARALYDYQAADDTEISFDPDDIITNIEQIDEGWWRGYAADGSYGMFPANYVELLNC, from the exons GGCCCTATTTACCTATGAGGGGAACAGCAATGATTTGCGAGTGGCTGGAACTGGAG ATGGGGGCCTTGAGGAACTGGTGGAAGAGCTGAACAGTGGGAAGGTGATGTACGCTTTCTGCAGAGTGAAAGACCCCAATTCAGGGCTGCCGAAGTGTGTCCTGATAAACTGG ACAGGTGAAGGAGTGAAGGATGCTCGGAAAGGGCTGTGTGCCAATCATGTCAGCACCATAGCCAGCTTTCTAAAG GGAGCTCATGTTACCATCAATGCTCGTGATGACCAGGATGTTGAGCCAGAGGTAATCATCGAGAAGGTCGCCAAGGCCTCTGGTGCCAATTACAGCTTCCATAAGGAGAGCTCCCGTTTCCAAGATACAAACCCCCAAGGACCTGTG GGGTCAGTTTataagaagacaaatgcaatgtcagaAATCCGAAGTGTGGACAAGGAGAGCTTCTGGGCACAGACGGAG AAAGATGAGGAACGGCGACGGGAAGAAGATAAAAGGCGGAAGGCGCTGGAACAGGAAGGCTTGGAAAAGGAGCGCAAGGAGAGGGAGCGGCGAGAATCTGAGCTGAGGGAGAAGCAGTTCAGAGAGAAGTCTAGTCAGATTGACCAGCAGAA GCAGTTCCAGAAGAAGCAAGAGTCCGAAAGCCGCGAAAATGAGAAGCAGCGCTGG AAAGAGCAGGAGCAAGAATATCAGGAGGAGATGCGCAAAGGGTTCAGGAGAAGCCAGTCCATTGAAAAGGCATCG GAGGCGGCTTCCATCATTTCCCAAAGATCAGTGAATCCGAAGGAGCTGTTCAAGGAGCGGGAGCGTGGCAATTTGGCTGATCCATCTTCCTTCAATGTGAGCACACAGCCAG AGAGCCCTCCGAGGGTTGAGGAAAGGGTGGAAGCAGAGCCTGAGCCCAAGCCGGAGGAGCAGTGGACTGACCAGAACG AAGAGAAGGGTGAGAGTAAAGAAGGTTACAGCTGGCAGTTCCACCATTCGGAGACGTTAGAGCATGAGGATATCTACCGGGATCCTGAGGAACGCACGGAGGAGCCTGTCAGTGCA GTGACTGAAGATCAGGGTGTGTACGAAGCTGTGGAGACCCAGATGCAGGGTCTGTGTGCCAGGGCACTGTATGACTATCAGGCTG CTGACGATACAGAGATTTCCTTCGACCCTGACGACATCATCACCAACATTGAGCAGATCGACGAGGGCTGGTGGCGAGGTTACGCGGCCGATGGCTCCTACGGCATGTTTCCAGCCAACTACGTGGAGCTGCTGAACTGTTAG
- the dbnlb gene encoding drebrin-like b isoform X6, with protein sequence MAVNLSRNGPALQAAYRDVLNDKTATDWALFTYEGNSNDLRVAGTGDGGLEELVEELNSGKVMYAFCRVKDPNSGLPKCVLINWTGEGVKDARKGLCANHVSTIASFLKGAHVTINARDDQDVEPEVIIEKVAKASGANYSFHKESSRFQDTNPQGPVGSVYKKTNAMSEIRSVDKESFWAQTEKDEERRREEDKRRKALEQEGLEKERKERERRESELREKQFREKSSQIDQQKQFQKKQESESRENEKQRWEAASIISQRSVNPKELFKERERGNLADPSSFNVSTQPESPPRVEERVEAEPEPKPEEQWTDQNEEKGESKEGYSWQFHHSETLEHEDIYRDPEERTEEPVSAVTEDQGVYEAVETQMQGLCARALYDYQAADDTEISFDPDDIITNIEQIDEGWWRGYAADGSYGMFPANYVELLNC encoded by the exons GGCCCTATTTACCTATGAGGGGAACAGCAATGATTTGCGAGTGGCTGGAACTGGAG ATGGGGGCCTTGAGGAACTGGTGGAAGAGCTGAACAGTGGGAAGGTGATGTACGCTTTCTGCAGAGTGAAAGACCCCAATTCAGGGCTGCCGAAGTGTGTCCTGATAAACTGG ACAGGTGAAGGAGTGAAGGATGCTCGGAAAGGGCTGTGTGCCAATCATGTCAGCACCATAGCCAGCTTTCTAAAG GGAGCTCATGTTACCATCAATGCTCGTGATGACCAGGATGTTGAGCCAGAGGTAATCATCGAGAAGGTCGCCAAGGCCTCTGGTGCCAATTACAGCTTCCATAAGGAGAGCTCCCGTTTCCAAGATACAAACCCCCAAGGACCTGTG GGGTCAGTTTataagaagacaaatgcaatgtcagaAATCCGAAGTGTGGACAAGGAGAGCTTCTGGGCACAGACGGAG AAAGATGAGGAACGGCGACGGGAAGAAGATAAAAGGCGGAAGGCGCTGGAACAGGAAGGCTTGGAAAAGGAGCGCAAGGAGAGGGAGCGGCGAGAATCTGAGCTGAGGGAGAAGCAGTTCAGAGAGAAGTCTAGTCAGATTGACCAGCAGAA GCAGTTCCAGAAGAAGCAAGAGTCCGAAAGCCGCGAAAATGAGAAGCAGCGCTGG GAGGCGGCTTCCATCATTTCCCAAAGATCAGTGAATCCGAAGGAGCTGTTCAAGGAGCGGGAGCGTGGCAATTTGGCTGATCCATCTTCCTTCAATGTGAGCACACAGCCAG AGAGCCCTCCGAGGGTTGAGGAAAGGGTGGAAGCAGAGCCTGAGCCCAAGCCGGAGGAGCAGTGGACTGACCAGAACG AAGAGAAGGGTGAGAGTAAAGAAGGTTACAGCTGGCAGTTCCACCATTCGGAGACGTTAGAGCATGAGGATATCTACCGGGATCCTGAGGAACGCACGGAGGAGCCTGTCAGTGCA GTGACTGAAGATCAGGGTGTGTACGAAGCTGTGGAGACCCAGATGCAGGGTCTGTGTGCCAGGGCACTGTATGACTATCAGGCTG CTGACGATACAGAGATTTCCTTCGACCCTGACGACATCATCACCAACATTGAGCAGATCGACGAGGGCTGGTGGCGAGGTTACGCGGCCGATGGCTCCTACGGCATGTTTCCAGCCAACTACGTGGAGCTGCTGAACTGTTAG
- the dbnlb gene encoding drebrin-like b isoform X3 encodes MAVNLSRNGPALQAAYRDVLNDKTATDWALFTYEGNSNDLRVAGTGDGGLEELVEELNSGKVMYAFCRVKDPNSGLPKCVLINWTGEGVKDARKGLCANHVSTIASFLKGAHVTINARDDQDVEPEVIIEKVAKASGANYSFHKESSRFQDTNPQGPVGSVYKKTNAMSEIRSVDKESFWAQTEKDEERRREEDKRRKALEQEGLEKERKERERRESELREKQFREKSSQIDQQKQFQKKQESESRENEKQRWEAASIISQRSVNPKELFKERERGNLADPSSFNVSTQPGKLKSPFLQTRSSQPETPPSPVRSVAQPAPPESPPRVEERVEAEPEPKPEEQWTDQNEEKGESKEGYSWQFHHSETLEHEDIYRDPEERTEEPVSAVTEDQGVYEAVETQMQGLCARALYDYQAADDTEISFDPDDIITNIEQIDEGWWRGYAADGSYGMFPANYVELLNC; translated from the exons GGCCCTATTTACCTATGAGGGGAACAGCAATGATTTGCGAGTGGCTGGAACTGGAG ATGGGGGCCTTGAGGAACTGGTGGAAGAGCTGAACAGTGGGAAGGTGATGTACGCTTTCTGCAGAGTGAAAGACCCCAATTCAGGGCTGCCGAAGTGTGTCCTGATAAACTGG ACAGGTGAAGGAGTGAAGGATGCTCGGAAAGGGCTGTGTGCCAATCATGTCAGCACCATAGCCAGCTTTCTAAAG GGAGCTCATGTTACCATCAATGCTCGTGATGACCAGGATGTTGAGCCAGAGGTAATCATCGAGAAGGTCGCCAAGGCCTCTGGTGCCAATTACAGCTTCCATAAGGAGAGCTCCCGTTTCCAAGATACAAACCCCCAAGGACCTGTG GGGTCAGTTTataagaagacaaatgcaatgtcagaAATCCGAAGTGTGGACAAGGAGAGCTTCTGGGCACAGACGGAG AAAGATGAGGAACGGCGACGGGAAGAAGATAAAAGGCGGAAGGCGCTGGAACAGGAAGGCTTGGAAAAGGAGCGCAAGGAGAGGGAGCGGCGAGAATCTGAGCTGAGGGAGAAGCAGTTCAGAGAGAAGTCTAGTCAGATTGACCAGCAGAA GCAGTTCCAGAAGAAGCAAGAGTCCGAAAGCCGCGAAAATGAGAAGCAGCGCTGG GAGGCGGCTTCCATCATTTCCCAAAGATCAGTGAATCCGAAGGAGCTGTTCAAGGAGCGGGAGCGTGGCAATTTGGCTGATCCATCTTCCTTCAATGTGAGCACACAGCCAG GCAAGTTGAAGAGCCCTTTCCTGCAGACACGGAGCAGCCAGCCAGAAACCCCTCCCTCGCCGGTCCGCTCCGTGGCCCAGCCGGCACCCCCAG AGAGCCCTCCGAGGGTTGAGGAAAGGGTGGAAGCAGAGCCTGAGCCCAAGCCGGAGGAGCAGTGGACTGACCAGAACG AAGAGAAGGGTGAGAGTAAAGAAGGTTACAGCTGGCAGTTCCACCATTCGGAGACGTTAGAGCATGAGGATATCTACCGGGATCCTGAGGAACGCACGGAGGAGCCTGTCAGTGCA GTGACTGAAGATCAGGGTGTGTACGAAGCTGTGGAGACCCAGATGCAGGGTCTGTGTGCCAGGGCACTGTATGACTATCAGGCTG CTGACGATACAGAGATTTCCTTCGACCCTGACGACATCATCACCAACATTGAGCAGATCGACGAGGGCTGGTGGCGAGGTTACGCGGCCGATGGCTCCTACGGCATGTTTCCAGCCAACTACGTGGAGCTGCTGAACTGTTAG